The Magnetococcus marinus MC-1 genome contains the following window.
GACTTTGGAAGCCTCGCCCAGAAAGCGCATGCCAGCGCCGCCACCAAAGGGGCCGATGAAGCATTCCCCACCGCCGATAAGGGTATGTGTTTTTTTGCCCACAGTCTTTACTCCGTTGTTTTGAATAGAAACGATGTCTCAAACGCCAATGGGAAGTAGAAGATCCCATTGGGTGAGTAGTCCGGTGAATAAGCGGATGGCGTCCGTTGAAACGGTTTGAAGAGGGTTCTATCTGGAGTCCAGCCCACCACTGTGTTGATCACCCGGCTGATCAATGCGCCCGCATCGGTTTCTGCATCCCGCACCACCACCAGACAGAGCCAAGTCTGTTCAACCTTCTGCTGATTACCCTGAATGGGTCCTGGTTTGTCCTCTTCAAGAAAGATGATCACCGTAGGCGGTATCTCTGCCTCTTCATGAATCACCGGCATGCCCCAGGATGAGAGCACGCGGATCTCCTCAAGCTGATCCTTCAACCGCTGAACGATCAGCCCTTCAACCTGCAAATAATTTTGCACCTCAGATCCTTATCAACGGCGGTAACACAGAGATCAGCGGGCACCCCCCTACGCTGGAAGAGGTCCCACCGCCTGAACAGTCGTTGGGGCCAAACCGATGGGGAAAGGCAGGGGTGATCTGGGTCAACATCTGACAATGACTGGCCGGTGGAATAGGTACGTTAAGCAGACTGATCAGGGGGATACCTGACGGATAGGCGATACTTGAGGTTGCCCTTGGCTCCAGATAACCTCCCATATAGGAGATGGCCTGGTCCAGAAGCGTTGCATGGCTGCCGTATCGCTCCAGAACACCACCCACAGATGGGAGAGGCCAACAGGCACCCTCCAGGGCAAAACCGGGATCATTCAGATCAGCCATGATCAGCCCTTACGAATGATCATGGATTCGGTGGGTCCGTTGGTCTGCACCACCGAGTACTGCTTGCCATCCATGGAGAGCACATCGTGGGTTGCCGCCATATTGTCGGGGATCACCCAGATATCGCACAGCGAGGAGATCTCACCGTACATCAGGGGCATATGGTTAACGTTGTGGCCCATCAAAGGCCAGGCTGGGATGGTGGAACCACCGGCACCATCCGGTACCTTCTGGTCACTGCCCGAAGGCATGGCCAATGTTGAGAAACAGACCGTTCCAGCGGTTAGTGACGCTGATGTGCCTGTGACAGGGGTCTCGTCTTTCTGCATGTGTCGGGGTGAATAACCCAAAGTGCCATACATGGCATATCCGAGGTTGCACCACAGAAACGGTGGCCACCCAGCGGCCGGGGTATCCCAGGGCAAGTATCGGGTTCGTTCCACAATACCGGATGGACCAGGTTTGATGGTACTGGCCCACCCTGCTGCCGTCTGGCTGGCAAACATGACAAACCGTGCTGAGGCCCAGATATAAAGCGACCCCCCATTGCTCGTATCGATGCGTTGGTTGTAGCTGGTGCTGTCACTGGTGCTCGCCATATTGGTCCCAGCGTGACCCGTTGCATCCCATACTTCATACACCTTGGGAAACAGATAGCCGGTGGTGTTCAGATCCACACACAGATATTTGAAGGCGCTGGCATCATCCGCCAGCGGGGCCTTCAGACACTGCATGTTGGTTCCGGCATTGGCATCATGCAGGGTCCATCCCGCCGCTACTTGAAAGATAATCTGGGTAGAGGCCTGATTGCAGGATGCCGACAACGTCGCCTTATCGGTGGTGCCGGTCAGCAGCGAGACAATATCCGACAGCATGTTGCTGATGCTGGCTCCAGCGTTGTAATCATAACGTGCGTACACGACGGTTGCTCCTATCGATAGTCATAGGATCCACGCAGATCCCAGCGCTTGTTAAACTTGGTGGAGCCTTCGGCAAACAGGATGGCGACCGGATTGCCCCCCTCATAGGCGATGCGCCGGACAAACCATGCGTCATCAGCATCCAGGGCCCCTGGATTGGCTTGCCCGATGTATTCAGGGTTGCCATCCAGGTCATAGGCGATACGGCGGATGAGCAGGCTCTCCGCCTCATGCACCAATTCGGGAAACACCTTCTTAAACAGAGACACCATTACCTCCGAAGAATCAGCGCCAACCAACCATCCCCACGGGGTTGCACATCCATGACGCGGTAGTTGATCCCACCGACAGCTACCCCATCACCCACCGCAGGACGAGAAAGGAAGTCGGCCTCTCGCCCCTCAATGACCGGTCGATAGCTCTGCACCGGCACCCCAACGGCATCGATGGTGGTGATCTCACGGCTGGAATCAAAAATGGCGGAGAGCTCAGATGGCTCCCCGCCAACGGGGGTGTGGGTGATGGCTTGGCCAAAGACCTCGATACAGGCTGCATTGAGACCAATCAGCCCGTCATCCCAGGCAGCCATGATCAGCTGGCGGTCAGTTTGACCAGCACGCCAGGGCGGTGGCACATGGGCAGCGGGTTGGACTGGGTATGCAGATCAGTGCCCCGCTCAAACTTGCGGGGTTCCTGCTTGGCGTAGAGGGGCTGTCCCATCGTGTTAACCGACTCATTGAAGTCAGCCGGGGCAAAATAGGTACAGAATGTCTGGCTGGTCCCTGTAGGAAACGCATGCCCTTCACTCTCAGCGATAAAGCGCCGCACAGTCCCACCGGGATCGGTAGCTTGGCCCCGATACTCTTCGAATACAACGCCTCCAAACTCAAACCCATGACGCATGTCACTACGCAACATCAGACCTTGCTGCCAAAGCTGATAGGCGCTTTCGACGCGGGCATGCCCGGTCAGGGCATCCATAAACTCTGGAGAGACCAGTACATGGATCCCGGTCATAAACTCACCCCGGAGGTTATCCTCCAGATAGCGTTTCAGCTCCAGGCACTTGGCCTTCACATCGGTGGTGGCGTCATCCAACTCAAAGTTGATGGTCTTGGGGCTGATCTGGAACTCATCAAATAGGTTGTAGATTACCGAGCCATCGGCATCGAGTATCTCTCCCTTCAAAGCCCCCATACGCAGGTGCTCAAGAGTGATGGCATGTTTATCCCGCATGGATTGCAGATGCATGGCCAGCACATCGGAAACCGCCTCAAGCTCCCCTTCACTGCCGAAGGCACGGACCCCGGCAATCTCTTCAGGGAGCACTACATCATCATGGGGGATATGGGGAATAACAAAGGAGCGGATACGCCGTTTTCCGCGCTTACCGGTACTTCCAGGAGATCCTACCGCTGCGGTAGGCAGCAGGGAGAGCACTCCATTGCGCTCTTCAATGGCAATCTGACGCTGGCGCACAGGACGGGCGGGCATGATGCCCATGCCATCCAGTTTTCCATAGCGATTGGGTAGGATGTTGATGGCTGCCGTCAGGGCGACGGTACCGAACGCATCATTATTGAATGGATTTGCGGCAAGAGCCATGATCATACTCCCTGACGGATAAGGATGCCCCGGGCCTCAAGGGCCGCCGTGGCTTCCAGTTTCTGTGTTTCATTGATGGATTCAGGCCAGACCACAGCATGGTCAGCCAGGATGGCGTGACGAAGGATCGCCACCTCTGGGGTATCCTGGCCCACTGGGGCCACAACCCTCTGGGCGATGATGCCGATGGGATCAGCAGAGCCATCCACCGCTGTGGGGTCCATGGCCACTACGTTGCCATCCCCGGTGGTCAGCACGGTGAAGTGATCTCCCAACACAAAGTCAGTGGCTCCATCGTCGATGGTGAATTTTAGGTGGTAGGTATCGTAGGCCACCCCCACCGTGACATCGGGCAGGCGGTGACCATTGGGATCCACTACCTGGAAGGTACCGCTGTCAGCGCTGGCGATGATGCAGGTGAGGCTGTAGACACCGGGCACGGCCCGGGATCCCAGGGTAACGGTCCCGATGGTGCCATCCCCGGAGTTACTCGCATCGGCCGCAGCGGCTACCTCGGATTTGGTACGGCGACCAATCAGGGTGCCCACAGGCAGCACCCGTTCCGTACCCACCCCACCCAGCACGGTGACGGTCTCACGGGAATAAAGGTTGGGGGCTTCAAACTTGAGCACATCCCCAAGATTGTTGGCTTGTTGAATCGCAGGCATGGTTGATTACCTCCTTATTAACCGGCGAGTTTGCGGCAGGAGGCCACCACCGGGTTGGTTTCAAGACTCTGTCTGGGCTGCATACGGGTGCCATCTCCAGGCATCACCTCGGAGTGGATCTCCTCAGCATCGGCCCGCTTGGCCAATAGCTCTTTGCGTACCGCCTCAGCAGCAGTACCTTCGGCGATATAGCCGCCTGCCAAGTGAGGCATGCCCGCCAGGGCACAGAGATCAACAATAGCCTGAGCCTCATTGCGCATCTGTTGGCCATGCTCGGCACGGACCTTGTCTAGGTCCACAACGTTGGATACCGCAGATTGGTCAGTCAAATCCGACATTATGTCGGATTTGGCGTGAAGGTCAGGTTGGGATTGTCGTGACGTGACAACAGATGTTTCAGCCGCCGGATTTTCTTCCATGGGCATGGTTTCCTCCATATACACAGGTTCCCGCGGCAGTGCCGCTCGGTGAGAATGGGTCTTTTTGGACGCATCAATAGTTATTGACAGGCCAGCCAGGGCATCCCGGATGGTGCCAACCTGGTCAGCCAGACCAACCCGGATTGCCTTGTCGCCAAAGAACAGGCCTGCCTCGGTGGCACGCACCGCCGATTCATGCATCTTGCGACCTGCTGCCACGGCGGCGACGAACATACCGTAGAGCCGATCTACCTCCAGTTGCAGGTTAGTCCGGGCCTCTAGAGAGAGAGGGGCGTGGGTGGAAAAGTCATTTTTCCGGGCTCCGGCAAACACCGTGGTGTAGCTACGCCCCTCTTTGGCATCCTTCTCCGACTCATCCACATGAGCAGCTATGACGCCGATGGAGCCCACCCCCGCAGTTTGGGGCACAATAATGCGATGAGCCTGGGAGGCGATGAGATAGGCAGCGGAAAAGGCATCATCGGCTAGGGCCCAGATGGGCTTGCCCTGCCCCGCCTCATGGATCATGGCAGCCAGATCAAACACCCCGCCCACCTCACCACCAGGGGAGTCGATATCCATTAGGATTGCTCGCACGGCTGGGTCGGTGGCGGCATCCAGCAGTTTTTCTTCAATGGATGCGTAGGACATGAGCCCCGAAGCAGCCTCGACGGCCCCCACCCGTTTCACCAGGGTGCCGTGGATGGGCACGATGGCGATTCCATTAGGCGTGACCATCAAATCAGAGCTATGGTCTTTGGGCTCAAAGCCGCTGGGCATGGCCGTTGGCTCCAAGCCGACGCGGGGACCAATGACCGAGAGAATAGTCTCCAAGCGGGCGCGATCGACCATAAGCGGCGTCCCGAGGATTCGGGATGCCATATGGGATAGATTGGTCATGATAACCTCTACAAACAGAAAACCCCGCCAGAGCGGGGTTAAGGATTGAACATTTGTGTTGCAAACCTGCTTTCAAATACTTTACGTTCTACTGATAAGGCATATAGAAAATCAGCTATTTAAGGATTCGATCATGGAAAAAAACATTCTTCTCATTGA
Protein-coding sequences here:
- a CDS encoding phage tail terminator protein codes for the protein MQNYLQVEGLIVQRLKDQLEEIRVLSSWGMPVIHEEAEIPPTVIIFLEEDKPGPIQGNQQKVEQTWLCLVVVRDAETDAGALISRVINTVVGWTPDRTLFKPFQRTPSAYSPDYSPNGIFYFPLAFETSFLFKTTE
- a CDS encoding head-tail joining protein, coding for MAAWDDGLIGLNAACIEVFGQAITHTPVGGEPSELSAIFDSSREITTIDAVGVPVQSYRPVIEGREADFLSRPAVGDGVAVGGINYRVMDVQPRGDGWLALILRR
- a CDS encoding major capsid protein encodes the protein MALAANPFNNDAFGTVALTAAINILPNRYGKLDGMGIMPARPVRQRQIAIEERNGVLSLLPTAAVGSPGSTGKRGKRRIRSFVIPHIPHDDVVLPEEIAGVRAFGSEGELEAVSDVLAMHLQSMRDKHAITLEHLRMGALKGEILDADGSVIYNLFDEFQISPKTINFELDDATTDVKAKCLELKRYLEDNLRGEFMTGIHVLVSPEFMDALTGHARVESAYQLWQQGLMLRSDMRHGFEFGGVVFEEYRGQATDPGGTVRRFIAESEGHAFPTGTSQTFCTYFAPADFNESVNTMGQPLYAKQEPRKFERGTDLHTQSNPLPMCHRPGVLVKLTAS
- a CDS encoding head decoration protein codes for the protein MPAIQQANNLGDVLKFEAPNLYSRETVTVLGGVGTERVLPVGTLIGRRTKSEVAAAADASNSGDGTIGTVTLGSRAVPGVYSLTCIIASADSGTFQVVDPNGHRLPDVTVGVAYDTYHLKFTIDDGATDFVLGDHFTVLTTGDGNVVAMDPTAVDGSADPIGIIAQRVVAPVGQDTPEVAILRHAILADHAVVWPESINETQKLEATAALEARGILIRQGV
- a CDS encoding S49 family peptidase, which codes for MTNLSHMASRILGTPLMVDRARLETILSVIGPRVGLEPTAMPSGFEPKDHSSDLMVTPNGIAIVPIHGTLVKRVGAVEAASGLMSYASIEEKLLDAATDPAVRAILMDIDSPGGEVGGVFDLAAMIHEAGQGKPIWALADDAFSAAYLIASQAHRIIVPQTAGVGSIGVIAAHVDESEKDAKEGRSYTTVFAGARKNDFSTHAPLSLEARTNLQLEVDRLYGMFVAAVAAGRKMHESAVRATEAGLFFGDKAIRVGLADQVGTIRDALAGLSITIDASKKTHSHRAALPREPVYMEETMPMEENPAAETSVVTSRQSQPDLHAKSDIMSDLTDQSAVSNVVDLDKVRAEHGQQMRNEAQAIVDLCALAGMPHLAGGYIAEGTAAEAVRKELLAKRADAEEIHSEVMPGDGTRMQPRQSLETNPVVASCRKLAG